A single region of the Vicia villosa cultivar HV-30 ecotype Madison, WI linkage group LG4, Vvil1.0, whole genome shotgun sequence genome encodes:
- the LOC131595848 gene encoding protein PAM71-homolog, chloroplastic-like → MKGLGSHTLLIPKAKPPLSFAILDALPCCSYFSRTTTLSPVRCRQKLKLSLARGEIRAQASNTSVGPGDYGNNQEKDSQNVSERNSVDDSSSKIVKPIQIPYPVSIATVLFGCAIVFSLIAFVKGGPSSVLAAIAKSGFTAAFTLIFVSEIGDKTFFIAALLAMQYEKGLVLLGSMGALALMSILSVVIGRIFQSVPAQFQTTLPIGEYAAVTLLLFFGLKSIKDAWDLPSAAAKNGDNGSPELDELAEAEELVKEKASPRLSNPLEIIWKSFSLVFFAEWGDRSMLATIALAAAQSPWGVASGAIAGHLLATCIAIVGGSLLANYISEKLVGYLGGGLFLIFAIATFFGVF, encoded by the exons ATGAAAGGGTTAGGTTCTCATACACTCTTGATTCCAAAGGCAAAGCCTCCTCTTTCATTTGCAATACTTGATGCATTACCATGTTGTTCTTATTTCTCTAGAACCACCACTTTATCCCCAG TAAGATGCAGACAGAAATTGAAGTTGAGCCTGGCGCGTGGCGAAATTCGAGCCCAAGCTTCAAATACTAGTGTTGGACCGGGGGATTATGGAAATAATCAAGAGAAAGACAGCCAGAATGTGTCTGAAAGAAATTCTGTTGATGACAGTTCATCTAAAAT TGTGAAACCTATTCAGATTCCTTATCCTGTATCTATAGCTACTGTGCTGTTTGGATGTGCTATTGTGTTTTCACTAATAGCCTTTGTGAAAGGAGGGCCTTCATCAGTTCTAGCAGCAATTGCTAAATCAGGATTCACTGCTGCATTTACATTAATATTTGTTTCTGAAATCGGGGACAAG ACATTCTTTATAGCTGCACTCCTGGCAATGCAATATGAGAAGGGATTG GTTTTGTTGGGTTCAATGGGTGCTCTTGCACTCATGTCAATCCTATCTGTTGTAATAGGACGTATTTTTCAATCAGTGCCTGCACAGTTCCAGACAA CCTTGCCGATTGGAGAATACGCGGCAGtaactcttcttttgttttttggACTAAAATCAATAAAAGATGCATGGGATCTTCCTTCAGCTGCTGCTAAAAATGGTGATAATGGCAGTCCTGAACTTGACGAACTCGCTGAAGCTGAGGAGCTTGTGAAAGAAAAG GCATCCCCACGGCTTTCAAATCCACTCGAGATCATTTGGAAATCATTCAGTCTTGTATTTTTTGCT GAATGGGGAGATCGGTCAATGCTTGCAACTATCGCGCTGGCGGCTGCTCAG TCTCCTTGGGGTGTGGCAAGTGGAGCCATTGCTGGACACTTACTAGCAACATGTATTGCCATTGTTGGAGGATCACTCCTTGCTAACTACATTTCTGAAAAACTG GTCGGTTACTTGGGTGGAGGGCTGTTTCTAATTTTTGCTATAGCCACCTTTTTTGGGGTTTTCTGA
- the LOC131595850 gene encoding beta-glucuronosyltransferase GlcAT14A-like: MQSPGTTQPQWSSSSSSSLSFLSSTLFRDPKPKPILYTFLVISLFSILLILSLSSSSPSQTHTRPDPFLYPTHQTHRIIYDQDKTAPPPPSIAYLISGSKGDSGRILRLLSATYHPLNHYLLHLDPSAPHSDRENLALVVQSNPIFKAAQNVHVMGKPDFAYEKGSSPVSFTLHAASILIRLSINWDWFVSLSADSYPLVTQDDLLHILSFLPKDMNFVNHSSYIGWKESRKLKPIIVDPGLYLSEGTEMFYATQKRELPSAYHLFTGSSFSILSRNFMEFCIWGVDNLPRILLMYFSNTPSSLSNYFPTVLCNSRQFNKTIINQDLLYAIYDSHRNDLRPLNSTDFDDMIHSGAAFAKKFQPDDPVLDLIDQKVLDRSPGSVVPGGWCLGEPGNNTCLTWGDASILRPGVGSQRLEKAIVELLSNGTFRSRQCI, encoded by the exons ATGCAAAGCCCAGGAACAACACAACCTCAatggtcttcttcttcttcttcttcactctcATTTCTCTCATCAACCTTATTCAGAGACCCTAAACCCAAACCAATCCTCTACACTTTCCTAGTCATCTCTCTCTTCTCCATCCTCCTCATCCTTTCTCTCTCCTCTTCCTCCCCTTCCCAAACCCACACCCGACCCGACCCATTTCTCTACCCCACTCACCAAACCCACCGCATCATCTACGACCAAGATAAAACCGCTCCTCCACCTCCTTCCATAGCGTACCTCATCTCCGGGTCAAAGGGTGATTCGGGTCGGATCTTACGGTTACTTTCTGCAACCTATCACCCTCTCAATCACTACCTCCTTCACCTTGACCCTTCTGCCCCTCATTCAGATCGTGAGAATTTGGCTCTTGTTGTTCAGTCTAATCCCATTTTTAAAGCTGCTCAGAATGTTCATGTTATGGGAAAACCTGATTTTGCTTATGAGAAAGGGTCTTCTCCTGTTTCTTTTACTCTTCATGCTGCTTCCATTTTGATTCGTTTGTCTATTAATTGGGATTGGTTTGTTAGCCTCAGTGCTGATTCTTATCCTCTTGTTACTCAAGATG ATCTTCTCCACATCCTGTCGTTTCTGCCTAAAGATATGAACTTTGTGAATCATTCAAGCTATATTGGGTGGAAAGA GTCGAGGAAGTTGAAACCCATTATTGTTGATCCTGGTTTGTATCTTTCTGAAGGGACTGAAATGTTTTATGCTACTCAGAAAAGGGAACTTCCCAGTGCTTACCACTTGTTTACAG gTTCATCTTTTTCTATTTTAAGTCGCAACTTTATGGAGTTTTGCATTTGGGGTGTAGACAACCTCCCAAGGATTCTACTGATGTATTTCTCGAACACACCATCATCCCTGTCCAACTATTTCCCCACCGTTCTCTGCAATTCTCGACAATTCAACAAAACAATCATAAACCAGGACTTATTATATGCTATTTATGACAGTCATAGAAATGATCTTCGACCGTTGAACTCAACAGATTTTGATGACATGATTCATAGTGGAGCTGCCTTTGCTAAAAAATTCCAGCCAGATGATCCCGTGCTTGATCTCATAGACCAGAAAGTATTGGACCGAAGCCCTGGATCGGTTGTTCCTGGTGGTTGGTGTTTAGGTGAGCCCGGGAACAACACATGTTTAACTTGGGGTGATGCCAGTATCTTGAGACCCGGTGTAGGTTCTCAACGACTCGAGAAAGCAATTGTTGAACTGTTGTCGAATGGCACTTTCCGATCTCGTCAGTGTATATAG
- the LOC131595851 gene encoding hydroxyethylthiazole kinase-like translates to MEDSNKRLEWGKTTWKLLSEIRTQSPLIQCITNFVSMDLMANTLLSAGASPAMVHSVEEIPDFTPRVSALCINVGTLSPDSLPAMITAAKLCSQLDIPWVLDPVAVSASAFRFKACVQLVIFKPTVIRGNASEIIALSSSYQSSASAAKGVDSTHDSMDAVEAAKLLAHISGSIVAVSGATDIVTDGYQVVGAHNGVPLMQKITATGCSVTALIAAFVAVDKSHALDAAVSALSVFGIAGELGMKMAKGPASLRMHLIDALYGLDEATLQSHVNITSLC, encoded by the exons ATGGAAGACAGCAACAAGAGGTTGGAATGGGGAAAAACGACATGGAAACTACTTTCAGAGATTCGAACTCAATCACCGCTTATTCAATGCATAACTAACTTCGTTTCAATGGATCTCATGGCCAACACTCTTTTATCCGCCGGTGCGTCGCCAGCAATGGTTCATTCCGTCGAAGAGATTCCCGACTTCACTCCACGCGTCAGTGCTCTCTGCATCAACGTCGGTACACTCTCTCCCGACTCTCTTCCCGCCATGATTACTGCCGCCAAGCTATGCTCTCAGTTGGACATTCCTTGGGTTCTTGATCCCGTCGCTGTTTCCGCCTCGGCTTTCCGATTCAAGGCTTGTGTTCAGCTTGTTATTTTCAAACCTACTGTTATTAGAGGAAATGCTTCTGAAATCATCGCTCTTTCTTCCTCCTATCAATCCTCCGCCTCCGCCGCCAAG GGTGTAGACAGTACTCACGATTCAATGGACGCAGTTGAAGCAGCAAAGTTGTTGGCTCATATAAGTGGTTCCATAGTTGCAGTTTCAGGGGCTACTGACATTGTCACAGATGGTTATCAAGTTGTTGGCGCTCACAATGGGGTGCCATTGATGCAAAAAATTACAGCAACTGGGTGTTCTGTCACTGCACTCATTGCTGCCTTTGTTGCAGTTGACAAAAGCCATGCTTTAGATGCGGCAGTATCGGCCCTATCTGTGTTTGGTATTGCTGGTGAGTTAGGAATGAAGATGGCTAAAGGTCCTGCGTCGTTGCGAATGCATTTGATAGATGCACTCTATGGGCTTGACGAAGCTACGTTACAGTCTCATGTTAATATCACAAGCTTGTGTTGA
- the LOC131595852 gene encoding dirigent protein 16-like, with product MAMGLLRIAPLGMLVIFSHLTISITAVDPIAATGKEPIIELFMHDILGGSNPTARPVTGLLGNIYSGQVPFATPIGFNTPAGGTVIPNANGAIPTVNGVTGIPLGTGLAGTSFAPNGNNQNNVQVQLGPDGLGLGFGTITVIDDILTSQPELGSQIVGKAQGVYVASSADGSRQMMVFTALFEGGEYGDSLNFYGLYKIGSTMSRLSVIGGTGKFKNARGFAELRPLIPPGQIATDGAETLLRISVHLIY from the coding sequence ATGGCTATGGGATTGTTAAGAATAGCTCCCTTGGGAATGTTGGTTATCTTTTCTCATTTGACGATTTCTATAACAGCAGTTGACCCTATTGCAGCCACAGGGAAAGAACCCATTATTGAGTTATTCATGCATGACATTCTTGGTGGAAGTAATCCAACGGCCCGACCCGTAACCGGTTTGCTAGGTAACATATACAGTGGTCAAGTGCCCTTTGCAACTCCAATTGGATTCAATACTCCGGCAGGTGGGACTGTCATCCCTAACGCCAATGGTGCTATTCCCACCGTCAATGGAGTTACCGGTATCCCGTTAGGAACTGGTTTGGCTGGTACTTCCTTTGCACCAAACGGCAACAACCAAAACAATGTTCAAGTGCAGTTAGGACCAGATGGACTTGGACTAGGATTTGGTACTATCACTGTTATTGATGATATACTTACATCTCAACCTGAATTAGGTTCCCAGATAGTTGGAAAAGCACAAGGTGTCTATGTGGCAAGTTCGGCAGATGGGAGTAGACAGATGATGGTATTCACAGCTTTGTTTGAAGGAGGGGAATATGGAGATAGCTTGAACTTTTATGGTTTGTATAAAATAGGAAGCACCATGTCGCGACTATCGGTAATAGGGGGCACGGGAAAGTTCAAGAATGCAAGGGGGTTTGCTGAACTGAGACCTCTTATCCCACCAGGACAGATTGCCACTGATGGTGCTGAGACATTGCTAAGGATCAGTGTCCATTTGATCTACTAG
- the LOC131600229 gene encoding uncharacterized protein LOC131600229 has product MSASEGAVHIIHFSDRNLGEVNKFDYAVERKKSLRARYYFGIVFLIMNLAAWFFRDYGQNFLPWIHYIKACGDEGDDCFHSLGVLRVSLGCFIFFLVMFVTTVKTRKLCEGRNSWHSRWWELKAVLLLLSMALPFFIPSQFVQIYGEIARIGAGIFLLLQLVSVIHFIMWWNKYWTADEETKDRCSLGLVMSTLFYVCAICGIVYMYASYASKSSCSLNIFFITWTAILLAVMMVISLNSKVNRGLLSSGIMASYIVFLCWCAIRSEPTTIRCDTKNQENGNGSWITILGFLIAIFAIVLAAFSTGIDSKCFQFSKNKVENEDDIPYNYGFFHMVFSLGAMYFAMLFISWDLNNSARKWSIDVGWLSTWVKVLNEWFAATIYIWMLISPVVRQNKVMDNDTTASIDA; this is encoded by the exons ATGAGTGCATCTGAGGGAGCAGTACATATTATTCATTTTAGTGATAGGAATTTGGGAGAAGTAAACAAGTTTGATTATGCAGTAGAAAGAAAGAAATCACTTCGTGCTCGTTATTATTTTGGCATTGTATTCCTTATAATGAATCTTGCTGCATGGTTTTTCCGCGATTATGGACAAAATTTTCTTCCCTGGATTCATT ATATCAAAGCTTGTGGAGATGAAGGAGATGATTGTTTTCATTCATTGGGGGTTCTTCGAGTGAGTTTAGGATGCTTT ATATTTTTCTTAGTGATGTTTGTGACCACTGTAAAAACAAGGAAATTATGTGAAGGTAGAAACTCATGGCATTCTAGATGGTGGGAATTGAAGGCTGTTTTATTGCTTCTATCAATGGCGCTACCATTCTTCATCCCTTCACAATTTGTTCAAATATATG GTGAAATAGCTCGTATCGGCGCAGG GATTTTTCTTCTGTTACAACTTGTGAGTGTGATCCATTTTATCATGTGGTGGAATAAGTATTGGACTGCAGATGAAGAAACCAAAGACAG GTGCTCCCTTGGACTTGTTATGTCAACACTGTTTTATGTTTGTGCTATATGTGGAATTGTGTATATGTATGCATCATATGCCTCAAAATCTTCATGTTCTCTCAATATTTTTTTCATCACATGGACAGCAATTCTTCTTGCTGTAATGATGGTTATATCATTAAATTCAAAG GTTAATAGAGGTCTTTTATCCTCAGGAATTATGGCTTCTTATATTGTGTTTCTATGTTGGTGTGCAATTAGAAG TGAACCTACCACCATAAGATGTGACACAAAGAACCAAGAAAATGGAAATGGTAGCTGGATTACTATCCTT GGATTCCTTATTGCTATATTTGCAATTGTTTTGGCTGCCTTTTCAACAGGCATTGATTCAAAATGCTTTCAG TTTTCCAAAAACAAAGTTGAAAATGAAGATGACATTCCTTACAATTATGGATTTTTCCACATGGTGTTCTCCTTGGGGGCAATGTACTTTGCAATGTTATTCATAAGTTGGGATCTGAATAACTCAGCCAGGAA GTGGAGCATTGATGTTGGTTGGTTAAGTACATGGGTGAAGGTTCTCAATGAGTGGTTTGCAGCAACTATTTACA TATGGATGTTGATTTCCCCAGTTGTGAGACAGAACAAAGTGATGGATAATGATACAACTGCTTCAATTGATGCATAA